A genomic stretch from Apodemus sylvaticus chromosome 12, mApoSyl1.1, whole genome shotgun sequence includes:
- the LOC127697887 gene encoding olfactory receptor 10X1-like has product MMINQTILKEFIFVGFSAYPLVENPLFVVFFCLYMVTLAGNLAIMGLTWVDRSLHIPMYFFLSALSFSETCYTLTIIPKMLVDLLDKDSRISVTGCGLQMCFFLGLGGTNCIILTLMGYDRFLAICNPLRYPLLMTNVACGQLVASAWIGGFFISLIETTLIFRVSFCIPNLIRHFFCHMRAVLRLSCTDSNFTEFIVTLMSVSGLLGTFLLILLTYVFILSSVLKIPSAEGKQKAFSTCASHLTVVIIHFGFASVVYMKPENSGGDDTLIAVPYTIITPFLSPIIFTLRNKDMKNAFRKIMRKTVVLTK; this is encoded by the coding sequence ATGATGATTAACCAAACAATCCTGAAGGAATTCATTTTTGTAGGCTTCTCAGCTTACCCACTTGTAGAGAACCCCCTCTTTGTGGTCTTCTTTTGCCTGTATATGGTCACTCTTGCAGGCAACCTGGCCATCATGGGTTTGACTTGGGTGGACAGATCTCTCCACATAcctatgtacttcttcctcagtgcACTCTCCTTCTCTGAGACCTGCTATACCCTGACTATCATCCCCAAGATGCTGGTGGATCTGCTAGACAAGGACAGCCGCATTTCAGTCACAGGCTGTGGCTTGCAGATGTGTTTCTTCTTGGGCCTTGGAGGAACAAACTGTATCATTCTCACTTTGATGGGGTATGATCGATTTCTGGCCATCTGCAATCCCCTCAGATATCCTCTTCTAATGACCAATGTTGCATGTGGACAACTTGTGGCCTCTGCTTGGATTGGAGgcttctttatttctctcattgAGACAACACTGATATTCAGGGTGTCTTTCTGCATACCTAATCTCATCAGACACTTCTTCTGCCATATGAGGGCAGTTCTGAGGCTGTCCTGCACAGACAGCAACTTCACAGAATTCATTGTAACACTGATGTCCGTGTCAGGGTTGCTGGGTACATTCCTGCTCATCCTCCTGACTTACGTGTTCATCCTTTCTTCTGTCCTCAAGATCCCTTCAGCAGAGGGTAAACAGAAGGCATTTTCCACCTGTGCCTCACACCTCACTGTGGTCATCATCCACTTTGGTTTTGCATCTGTTGTTTATATGAAGCCAGAAAACTCTGGGGGAGATGACACGCTCATAGCAGTTCCGTATACCATCATTACTCCTTTCCTCAGTCCCATCATATTCACACTCAGGAATAAGGATATGAAGAATGCTTTTAGAAAGATCATGAGAAAGACAGTAGTCTTGACAAAATAA